A section of the Candidatus Hydrogenedentota bacterium genome encodes:
- a CDS encoding class I SAM-dependent methyltransferase, with protein sequence MPLLSPVRRMLKRIHPEGIPWPATLLYNAVSRSSVFQQHYVFVAQDIAAHIQEGRVLDVGTGPGWLLLAIRAQSRDLELVGIDISPAMVHQAHENIGAAGLANHIEVREGGAANIPFPESSFDLVVSTGSLHHWTDAEGGLNEIYRVLKPGGTALIYDVVTNTPKAAMTEAAKQFGRLKVLLFWLHGFEEPFMSSHALETLAKETRFGEGVTRFAGVLCCLKLLKPA encoded by the coding sequence ATGCCTCTCCTCTCGCCGGTTCGACGCATGCTGAAGCGCATCCATCCTGAGGGAATTCCGTGGCCGGCAACGCTGCTCTACAACGCCGTGAGCCGTTCGTCGGTGTTCCAACAGCACTATGTCTTCGTTGCTCAGGACATCGCCGCGCACATCCAGGAAGGACGTGTGCTCGACGTCGGCACGGGACCCGGCTGGTTGTTGCTGGCGATCCGCGCGCAGTCTCGCGACCTGGAATTGGTAGGGATAGACATATCTCCGGCTATGGTGCATCAGGCGCACGAGAACATCGGCGCAGCGGGATTGGCCAATCATATCGAGGTGCGCGAGGGCGGCGCGGCGAACATCCCGTTTCCGGAATCCTCTTTCGATCTCGTAGTCAGCACGGGATCGCTGCATCACTGGACTGACGCCGAGGGTGGGTTGAACGAGATTTACCGCGTGCTGAAGCCGGGTGGAACGGCCCTGATCTATGACGTGGTAACGAACACGCCAAAAGCAGCGATGACTGAAGCCGCAAAGCAATTCGGACGCCTGAAGGTCCTCTTATTCTGGCTGCACGGTTTCGAGGAGCCGTTTATGTCGTCCCACGCGTTGGAGACGTTGGCGAAAGAGACGCGCTTTGGCGAAGGAGTCACGCGGTTCGCGGGCGTGCTTTGCTGCCTGAAACTACTCAAGCCTGCCTGA
- a CDS encoding DUF309 domain-containing protein: MSARVRIVTEPRPVWADAPRYCPGAPWPTYRHVPGISPHPTRHPDGHSNLAPPHAGLLVRDTLLFGVDLYHQGYLWEAHEAWEHLWQQSGRDSLEGRLLQALIKTAAAVLKLHMGSVRGARRHSRDAYELLNSLLAETEALTRGIANGIDIASLASGIEHCFGPMWIDESASAPKSDTYPRINVRQA, encoded by the coding sequence GTGAGCGCGAGAGTTCGCATCGTGACCGAGCCGCGCCCCGTGTGGGCCGATGCGCCACGGTACTGTCCGGGCGCCCCGTGGCCAACGTACCGGCATGTTCCCGGAATCAGCCCGCATCCCACGCGTCACCCCGACGGACACTCCAACCTCGCGCCGCCCCATGCGGGACTTTTGGTGCGCGACACCCTGTTGTTCGGAGTAGACCTGTACCACCAGGGATACCTCTGGGAGGCGCACGAGGCATGGGAACATCTCTGGCAACAATCGGGCAGGGATTCGCTGGAAGGCCGCCTGCTTCAAGCACTGATCAAGACGGCCGCCGCGGTACTGAAACTGCACATGGGCTCCGTGCGCGGGGCTCGCCGCCATAGCCGCGACGCCTACGAACTGTTGAATTCGCTGCTCGCCGAAACCGAAGCGTTGACTCGCGGCATCGCAAACGGAATTGACATCGCTTCCCTTGCATCCGGAATCGAGCATTGCTTTGGACCGATGTGGATCGATGAGTCCGCAAGCGCTCCGAAAAGCGACACCTATCCGCGCATCAACGTCAGGCAGGCTTGA
- a CDS encoding glycoside hydrolase gives MHRFIVVAAMLGLLAASGCATRKDDSAQPAADIHQAALYVSGKGGYASYRIPALVVTKQGTLLAFCEGRVKGSSDNGNIDLVLKRSTDGGNTWLPMQVLVNDQTNACQNPAPVVDQRTGDIILPFTKKDGATSEDAILRKEGPPISVWVMRSQDDGATWSTPVEITSQVSKPEFLWYATGPGHSIQLRDGTLLVPCDNRVGPEVDHMFSHAILSKDGGHTWQLGGIAGPKVNECIAVELADGRVCLNMRSYFGDNRRRVSFSNDGGLSWTPVQVAPALVEPVCQASILRVQLKQGGSKDALIFSNPASTKRERMTVRLSYDSGMTWPIAWVLHGGPAAYSDLASLKDGSIACFYECGEKNPYETITFARFSQKGLALSTGATPPVKLGDQ, from the coding sequence ATGCATCGATTCATCGTCGTGGCGGCAATGCTCGGCCTGCTCGCCGCAAGCGGTTGCGCAACACGCAAAGACGATTCCGCTCAGCCCGCCGCGGATATCCACCAGGCCGCTCTCTATGTAAGCGGAAAGGGCGGCTACGCAAGCTATCGCATCCCCGCGTTGGTGGTGACAAAGCAGGGAACGCTGCTCGCCTTTTGCGAAGGCCGGGTTAAAGGCAGCAGCGACAACGGCAACATCGATCTCGTGTTGAAGCGCAGTACCGACGGCGGAAACACGTGGCTTCCGATGCAGGTCTTGGTCAACGACCAGACAAACGCCTGCCAAAATCCCGCTCCCGTGGTCGACCAAAGAACGGGCGACATCATTCTGCCGTTCACAAAGAAGGACGGCGCCACCAGCGAAGACGCTATCTTGCGCAAGGAAGGTCCCCCGATTAGCGTGTGGGTCATGCGGAGCCAGGACGACGGCGCGACGTGGTCGACCCCTGTCGAGATTACGAGCCAAGTCAGCAAACCGGAGTTTCTTTGGTATGCAACGGGGCCAGGGCATTCGATTCAACTGCGCGACGGCACGCTGCTCGTCCCCTGCGACAATCGCGTCGGGCCAGAAGTTGATCACATGTTTTCACATGCCATCTTGAGCAAGGACGGCGGACACACATGGCAACTGGGCGGCATCGCGGGCCCGAAAGTCAACGAGTGCATCGCTGTCGAACTCGCGGATGGCCGAGTCTGTCTCAACATGCGCAGTTACTTTGGAGATAACCGGCGCCGCGTTTCGTTCAGCAATGACGGCGGGCTTTCATGGACTCCCGTACAAGTGGCTCCGGCCTTGGTGGAACCGGTTTGCCAAGCCAGCATACTTCGCGTCCAACTCAAACAGGGCGGTTCTAAAGATGCCCTCATCTTCTCCAATCCCGCGAGCACAAAGCGGGAACGAATGACCGTGCGTCTCAGCTACGACTCGGGCATGACGTGGCCGATCGCATGGGTCCTGCACGGCGGCCCGGCGGCCTACTCGGATTTGGCCTCGTTGAAAGACGGTTCCATCGCTTGTTTCTACGAGTGCGGCGAGAAGAACCCGTACGAGACCATTACGTTTGCGCGCTTCTCGCAAAAGGGGCTTGCCTTGAGTACGGGCGCAACTCCTCCCGTGAAACTCGGAGACCAGTGA
- a CDS encoding sigma-54 dependent transcriptional regulator — protein MKSRILIAEDDETQRHILVDILTVSGYAVMGVASAKEALASLRDETYNVLLTDLRMPEMDGVELLRQAKRIRPDIDVVVMTAYATVKTAVTAMKEGASDYLAKPFDKDELLVVIERTLERSNLRRENTQLRELVAGAASMGNIIGESPAMQRVFNVVHRVVPLNTTVLILGESGTGKELVARHIHFAGPRKSKPFAVVNCAAIPDTLVESELFGHEKGAFTGADTSRQGKFETANGGTLFLDEIGDMRLESQAKLLRVLQDGVVERVGSSTQRKVDVRVIAATNRDLKKHVESGDFREDLYFRLDVMTVPLPPLRDRMQDLPLLIRHFREKIGARIGKTCPSVGPDALDAMRRYRWPGNIRELENTLEQVFILCDRDTVHVDDLPEKLRHRQPETGAFVLPAGGIILEDLEQDFIRQALARSGGSIKDAAELLGLSYKTLQYRLKKHEIDRKAEVEE, from the coding sequence TGATGGGCGTCGCATCGGCCAAGGAGGCCTTGGCATCGCTTCGCGACGAAACCTACAACGTGCTCCTGACGGATCTGCGCATGCCGGAAATGGACGGCGTCGAATTGCTCCGCCAGGCGAAACGGATTCGTCCCGACATCGACGTGGTCGTGATGACGGCGTATGCCACCGTGAAGACCGCCGTCACCGCGATGAAGGAAGGCGCAAGCGACTACCTGGCCAAACCCTTCGACAAGGATGAACTGCTTGTCGTCATCGAACGCACGCTGGAGCGCAGCAATTTGCGCCGCGAAAACACGCAACTGCGTGAACTCGTCGCAGGCGCCGCATCAATGGGCAACATTATCGGCGAAAGTCCCGCGATGCAGCGCGTCTTCAATGTGGTGCATCGCGTGGTCCCGTTGAATACGACGGTCTTGATACTCGGGGAGTCGGGCACGGGCAAGGAACTTGTCGCGCGCCACATCCACTTCGCCGGGCCGCGTAAATCGAAGCCCTTTGCCGTAGTCAATTGCGCCGCCATTCCCGATACCTTGGTGGAGAGCGAATTGTTTGGCCACGAAAAGGGTGCATTCACGGGCGCCGATACAAGCCGCCAGGGCAAGTTCGAAACGGCCAACGGCGGCACGCTCTTTCTGGACGAAATCGGCGACATGCGTCTCGAGAGCCAGGCAAAACTGCTGCGCGTCCTCCAAGACGGCGTCGTGGAGCGCGTCGGTTCCAGCACACAGCGCAAGGTGGATGTGCGCGTCATCGCCGCGACAAATCGCGATCTTAAGAAGCACGTGGAATCCGGCGATTTCCGCGAAGACCTCTATTTCCGCCTCGACGTCATGACCGTGCCGCTTCCTCCCTTGCGCGACCGCATGCAGGATCTGCCGCTGTTGATCCGCCATTTCCGCGAGAAGATCGGGGCGCGCATCGGGAAAACCTGCCCTTCGGTCGGACCTGACGCGCTGGACGCTATGCGCCGCTACCGGTGGCCGGGGAACATTCGCGAATTGGAGAATACGCTGGAGCAGGTTTTTATCCTGTGCGACCGTGACACCGTGCACGTGGACGATCTGCCGGAAAAACTGCGGCACCGCCAGCCCGAGACGGGAGCCTTCGTGCTTCCCGCGGGCGGCATCATCCTCGAGGATCTGGAGCAGGATTTCATTCGACAAGCCCTTGCCCGTTCGGGCGGATCGATCAAAGATGCCGCGGAACTGTTGGGGCTTTCGTACAAGACACTGCAATATCGCCTAAAGAAACACGAGATTGATCGCAAAGCTGAAGTCGAGGAGTAA